One Sphingomonas endolithica genomic window, ACGATCTCGCGGTGCCCGCCCTGGACCAGACCGGCAATCCGCTCGACCACCGCGCCTGCCGGGACCGAGCGGCTGTTGCCGCGGCCGAAGGGGATCACGCAGAAAGTGCAGCGATGTTCGCAGCCATTCTGCACCTCAACGAACGCACGGGCGTGTGAGGAAAATGCAGCGGCGAGATGCGGCGCCGTATCACGCACGGCCATGATGTCGCCCACCACGACCGGTGCAGCAGCCTTCCAAGCTGAATACGACAATTTCTCGGCGTTTCCGATGACCCGATCGACCTCCGGCATCGCCGCAAACCCCGTCGGATCGATCTGCGCCGCGCAGCCCGTAACGACGATCTCCGCGCCAGGGCGCTCGCGCCGTGCCTTACGGATGCGATCGCGTGTCTCACGGACGGCGTTGTTGGTCACGGCACAGCTGTTCACCACCACCATGTCGCGCCCAGCGACGAGCGCACGGATCGTCTCACTTTCCGCGATGTTCAGGCGGCAGCCGAGGCTGATGATGTCGGGATCGGCGCGTACCGCGGCCGGCGAGCTGAGCATGCGCGGTGATCTAGTTGCGAACCGCCGCGAAGTCTACGACGCGAGGGGCCTGTTGATGCCAGCGCCTGATCGTTCAGCCGACGGCGCGTGCCACGGTGGCCGACGCCCGCTCGCTCGGCACGACCCGCAGCAGGCGCTTCTCGGCCAGCAGGCGGCGGACGTTGATCGCACTCAGCGGTTGCCCATACAGATATCCCTGACCCTTGGCACAGCCCAGCGCGCGCAGGCGTTCCTCGATCCGCGCATCCTCGATCCCCTCCGCCGTGATCGGCAGGTTCAGGCTTTCGCCGAGCCGCGTGATGGCGTTGACGATCGCTGCGCTCTCCGCATTCTCGGCGATCGACATGATGAAGCTCTTGTCGATCTTGATCCGATCGAACGGCAGCGCGCGCAGATGGGCGAGCGACGAATAGCCGGTGCCGAAATCGTCCAGCGCGATCGCGATGCCCTGGTTCTTGAGGCTGCCGACGATCGATTGCGCCAGCGCCAAATTGTCGAATAGCGAGCTTTCGGTGATCTCGATCTCCAGCCGGCTGGCCGGGAAGCCGGTTTCCGTCAGCACCTTGATAATCTTTTGCGACAGCCACGCATCCTTCAACTGCCATGGCGAGATGTTGACCGAGACCGACAGCCGCGCATCCCAATCCTTGGCGGCCAGGAATGCCTGCCGCATGATCGACAGTGACATCTCGGCGATCATGCCGGTCTGTTCGGCGATCGGGATGAAGGTGTCCGGTCCGATCAGGCCGCGCGTCGGATGTTCCCAGCGCGCCAGGACCTCGAAACCGGTCAGCCGACCGGTGGCGAGATCGACCTGCTGCTCGAAATATGGCACGATCTCGCAGCGTGGAATCGCCAAGCGCAGCCCGCTTTCCAGGTCGCTGCGCGCTTGCAGATCGCGTTCCATCGATCGGTCGAACCAGGCATAGCGGTTGCGACCGGCATTCTTGGCCGCATACATCGCGATATCCGCCGCGCGCATGAGCGCATCGATGCTGCTGCAGTCGAAATCGGACCGAGCAATGCCGATCGTTGCCGAGATATGCAGCTGCAACCCATTTACGTGCAGCGGCCGGGCAAGACGGCTGACCAGGCGCTCGGCGACCCGCTCGACCGTATCGGGATGCTCGGCATCGAACAGGAAAGCACAGGCGAATTCGTCGCCGCCCAGACGCGCGGTCAGTGCGATGGCCGGCATGGCATCTGCTATATCGGCCGCGACAAGCTTCAGCAGCGCATCGCCCGTGGCATGGCCGTGCATGTCGTTGACGGTCTTGAAATGGTCGAGATCGAGCATGATCAGCGCCATCGCCTTGCGGCGTTTCTCCGCGCGCACGAACATCGCTGCGCCTTCTTCGGCCAGGCTGCGTCGGTTGAGGAAGCCGGTCAGCGGATCCTTCGAGGCCAGGGAATGCGCCCGTTCCTCGGCGGCGGTACGCACCGTCACTTGCTGCGACAGATCGCGGTGACGACGCCAGCCGAACAGGATGAGTGCCACATTGAGCAGCAGTGCCACCACCAACGTGTGATTGACCCTCTCGCCATTCCCTGAATAGGCTTGCAACGAGAGGGAGAGGACGACGCTGGCGATACCGACGAAGAGCAGGATCGCCGCAAAGGTGATCGCGTCGTTGAGCAGCGTTCCACGCCCCGTCCCCGGAGATAGAGTGAGGTCGTCGCCATCCAGCGTCATGCGTTGCGGGCCTTGGGTTTGATCGAAGCGGACCCAGTGCCATAACGCAGGTGTAAATCGAGTTAAGGCGTGTCGGGCCTTGTACGGGGTAGGCGTTCAGGCCATGCGCTTGTCCAACACCGAGCTTTCATGCCTGAACAAGCCCGAGGTTGCCGAGGTGGCTGACACCCTCTTCGACGGTTGCATTCCACCCCTGCTTCCGCTAGCAACCCACCCGATCGCTCGTCTCGGACGAAGCGCAAAGGCAGCCCAAGGGCTACGCCGGCCGACGAGGTTTCGTCCGCCGGCGTGTTTTGCGTTTAGCCCGGGGCGCATCGGTCGCAAGGAAAGGTTTTGGATTGTTCGATAGCCTGAGTGATCGCCTTGGCGGTGTGTTCGATCGGTTGCGCGGCCGCGGTGCGCTGACCGAGGCGGACGTGCGCGCGGCGATGCGCGAAGTGCGCGTTGCCTTGCTCGAAGCCGACGTCGCGCTGCCCGTGGCACGCGATTTCGTCGACAAGGTGACCGAGCAGGCGGTCGGCCAGAACGTGCTGCGGTCCGTCACGCCGGGGCAGCAGGTCGTCAAGATCGTCAACGACGCGCTGGTCGAGATGCTCGGTGGCGAGAATGTCGACGCGGCCGAACTCGAACTGGGCGTCACGCCGCCGGCGGTGATCATGATGGTCGGCCTGCAGGGCTCGGGCAAGACCACGACCACCGCCAAGATCGCGCTGCGCCTGAGCGGTGGCCGCGGCGGGCGCGAGCGCAAGAAGGTGCTGATGGCGTCGCTCGACGTCAATCGCCCCAATGCGCAGGAACAGCTTGCCGTGTTGGGCACGCAGGCCGACGTGCAGACGCTGCCGATCGTCGCCGGGCAGCAGCCGGTGGATATTGCGCGCCGTGCGCTGCAGGCCGCGCGCCTGCAGGGCTATGACGTGCTGATGCTTGATACGGCGGGCCGCCTGCACGTCGATCAGGCGCTCATGGACGAGATGCGCGCCGTCGCCGATGTCGCGCAGCCCGCGGAAATCCTGCTCGTCGTCGATGCGCTGACCGGGCAGGATGCGGTCAACGTCGCGCAGAATTTCTCGGAACAGGTGCCACTGACCGGCGTCGTGCTGACGCGCATGGACGGCGATGCGCGTGGTGGTGCCGCGCTGTCGATGCGTGCCGTCACCGGCAAGCCGATCAAGTTCGCCGGTGTCGGCGAGAAGCTCGAGGCACTGGAGGCATTCCATCCGGGGCGTGTTGCCGGCCGGATCCTGGGCATGGGCGACGTGGTCGGGCTGGTCGAGCGTGCGGCGGAAGCGGTGCAGCAGGGCGAAGCCGAGGCGATGGCCGCCAAGATGGCCAAGGGTCAGTTCGACATGGACGACCTGCGCGCCCAACTGGGGCAGATGCGCCGCATGGGCGGCCTGGGCGCGCTGGCGGGCATGATCCCAGGCATGAAGAAAGCCCAACAGGCGATGGCCGCGGGCAATGTCGACGAGAAGATCCTGCTGCGCATGGACGCGATGATTACCTCGATGACCAAGAAGGAGCGCACCAAGCCCGAGCTGATCAACGCCAAGCGCAAGATCCGCATCGCCAAGGGCAGCGGCACGACCGTGCAGGACGTCAACAAATTGCTCAAGATGCACATGGAAATGGCATCGGCGATGAAGAAGATCCGCAAGATGGGCGGATTGAAGGGCCTGGGCGCCATGTTTGGCAAGGGCGGCATGGGCGGCGGCGGGGATGGCGGCATGGGTGGTGCCGGCGGTCTAGGGGGCCTTGGCGGCTTGCTCGGCGGCGCCGGCGGCGGCGGGCTTCCCGGTCTCGGCGGGGGCAACGCCAAGCTACCCCCCGGCTTCGACAAGCTTCTAAAGAAATAACTCCGCACCCGAAGCGTCATCCCAGCGAAGGCTGGATCTCAAGCGGCAAGGGCGCTCCATTAACAACCAAAATACTCCAGCCTGCGCTGGGGTGACGAAATCAACGAAGGAAGAATATCATGGCAGTCAGCATTCGCCTTACCCGTGGCGGTTCCAAGAAGCGTCCGTACTACAAGATCGTCGTGGCCGATGCCCGCGCGCCGCGCGACGGCAAGTTCATCGAGAAGATCGGCACGTATAACCCGCTGCTCGCCAAGGACGACGAGAAGCGCATCGTGCTCGATGGCGATCGTGCCAAGCATTGGCTGAGTGTCGGCGCCCAGCCGACCGATCGTGTCGCCCGCTTCCTGGATGCCGCCGGCGTCAAGGAACGTGCTGCGCGCAGCAACCCGAACAAGGGCAAGCCGGGCGAGAAGGCCGTCGAGCGCGCCGACGAGCGTGCGACCAAGGCCGAGGCTGCTGCCGCCGCCGCGGCGGAAGCCGCTGCGCAGCCGGCACCAGAGCCTGAAGCTCAGGCCGAGACCGAAGCCGTGATGGCAGCGGAAGTCGAAGCAGCGACCGAGACGCCGACCGCCGAAGGCGATGCCGTCGCCGAAGCGACCGACGCCGAACCGACGACCCAAGCCTAAACGGCACCAACATGGGCATCGCGCGTTCCAGCACCTTCAACAGTGCAGGAGTGCGTGATGCCCATCGTCGATCCAGAACCAACCGATGACGACGACGCCGACAACCAGGGCGTCTCCGCCACCGATCCCGCCGAAGGATCAGACGATGCTCCCGCCGAAAACGACGGCTCAGCCACCGGTTGACCGGGCAGATGCGCCGGTTACGCTCGCGGTCGTGATCGGCGCGCACGGTGTGGCCGGGGAAGTCCGGCTGAAAGTGTTCAGCGACGATCTTGGCAGCTACAAGATCTTCAATGGCGGCGCGCTGACGCTGAAATCCACGCGCCACGGCAGCAACGGGACGATCGCCCGCATTGCCGAAGTGACTGACCGCAATGCCGCCGAAGCGATGCGCGGCATGGAACTCACCGTTCCCCGTTCCGCCTTGCCGCCGCTGGAAGACGGGGAATACTATCACACCGACCTGCTCGGCTTGCCCGTCATATCTACGGACGGCGAGGCACTCGGCGCCGTCGTCGCCATAGATGATTTCGGCGCGGGCGATGTGATCGAGGTCGAACGACCTACAGGCAAGCGCTTCATGGTGCCGATGAACGGTGAGGCCGTGCCCGACTGGAACGGCGATCGTATGCTGGTCGATCCGGCGTGGATTGTTTGACGCCCCGCAAGACCTACGTCATTCTTGATCGTCGTGATGCGCGGAGTTCTTTAGGATGAGTGCCTGGCTGTTTGTTGCCGCTGCCATCGCGCTGGAAGTTACAGGCACGTTTTTACTTAGATTATCCGACGGCTTTGCCAAATGGCATTGGGGGCTACTCTCGATCGCGTGCTACTCGGCATGCTTCTGGGCGCTGTCTCCGGCCATGAAGGTGCTGCCGATCGGCGTCATCTACGCCGTCTGGGCTGGCGTGGGCATCGTCGCTGCGGCGTTGCTGGGGCTCGTGATATTCGGCGAGCGCCTCGGGATGGTTCAAGTGCTGTGCATCGCATTGGTGCTGGTCGGCGCCGTGGGGTTGCGACTGACGACCACCAGTTAACGCCTGATCGGGCGTTGCTCCGCCAGCAAGTTACGGATCGTCGTCGCGGCCACGCCAGCTTCGCCCATTGCGTGACTGATCTGGTCGAGCCCTTTCACCACATCGCCCGCCGCGAACAGGCCGGGGATACTCGTGCGCTGGTGTTCGTCCACTTCTAGGCACCCATCCTCCGACGCGTTGGCACCAGCGGCAACCGCCAGCTTGGACCGGATCACCGAACCCAGTGCCGGGTAGATGCTGTCGAATTCCAGCATACCACCCGGGGTCGTCACCGAGATCTGATCACCCGCAATCTGGATCGGCGTGCACGGCCCATCGACATGCACGATCCCTGCATCGTCCAGCTTTGCGCGACAGGTGTCGTCCAACTCATGCGCCGCGCCTGGCGCGATCAGCGTCACGTCGCTCGTATATCCGCGCAGGAAGATCGCCTCGCGCATGCCATGATCGCCGGTGCCGATCACCCCGACACGCTTGTCGGTTACTTCATAGCCGTCGCAGATCGGGCAATACCGTAGCAATCCACGCTCGAGCGCCGCGTCATGCTCTGCGTCATCCATCTTCGGCCGGTTGTTGACCACGCCGGTTGCCAATAAAACGGTACGTGCCTGGACGATGCGATCGCCGATATGAACCTCGAACCCGCCCTCGACCGGCAGGATCGCGGTGACCTCCGCCTGTTCGCGCGTCGCGCCATACTTCTCGGCCTGTTCCAGCATCAGCCGCAGCAATTCGGTGCCTTTCACGCCTGCGGGATAGCCAGCGTGATTGTGCGTGCACGGGATCAACGCCGCGCGACTGCTACCGCAATCGAACAGTCGGATGGAAAGGTGAAACCGTGCGAGATAGATAGCGGCGGTGAGCCCGGCCGGGCCGGCCCCGATAATGATGCAATCGTCCATGATCGCGCTACGCGCGGCGCGGGGCGTTGTTCCTTGACACGGCAATCAGGCGTATATACATTCCGTGTATACGGAGGATGGTATGGACGACGACGCTTATCGCGGAACCACATTCAAGTCGGGCAACTCCGTTGCCTTGCGGCTGCCCAAGGGCATGGGCATTCCGGAAGGCACCGAGGTCCGCATGGTCAAAGACGCGCCTATGTCGTTCAGGGTCGAAGCGGTCGATGCGCCGCGGCGCACGATCGACATTAGCGGATTTGCGGGAAAGGCCCCGGGCGCAAAGCTGATCCCGCATGGCGACTTTGATGAGCGGCCCAGCACGACTGCAAAGCGGCTGGCAGAACGCGACGCGTGACCAAATTCCTCATCGACGCGGATATGGCTATTTACGCAATGGCGGGATTACGCTCACGGCTAAATGACAGACTGGCCGCCTGCTATCCCGGCGACGTGGCGATCTCTGCTATCAGCTTTGCAGAGATCGCCGTTGGCACCTTCGTGGGCAAACCCCCGACGCCTGAAGTACTGGATGCCTTTACCCGGGTGATCCCGATCATGGCCTTCGACGAGGGCGCCGCCCGCGCCTATGCAGGGCTGCCGTTCAAGCGTGCGCGCTTCGATCGGCTGTTGGCGGCGCACGCCCTCAGCCTTGGCGCGATCATCGTCACCAACAATGCAGACGATTTTGCCGACGTGCCTGGCCTGAATGTCGAGAACTGGACTTTATGACCTTCGCCGCTACCGTCCTGACGCTCTATCCCGACATGTTTCCCGGGCCGCTCGGTACCTCGCTCGCCGGGCGGGCGTTGGGGGAGGGGAAGTGGTCGCTCGACGCGGTCAACATTCGCGATTTTGCGACCGACAAGCACAGCACCGTCGACGGCACGCCGGCCGGGGGCGGGGCAGGGATGGTATTGCGCGCCGATGTGCTGGCGGCCGCGATCGACAGCGTGTCCTCCGGGGCTCCGATCCTCGCCATGACCCCCCGAGGTGCCCCGCTGACGCAGGCGCGGGTGCGCGCGTTGGCGCACGGTCCGGGCGTCACCATCCTGTGCGGTCGTTTTGAAGGCTTTGACGAACGCATCTTCGAAGGCCGGCAGGTCGAGGAAGTATCGATCGGCGACTATATCCTATCCGGCGGCGAGATGGGTGCCTTGGTGCTGCTCGACGCTTGCATTCGGCTGCTTCCCGGCGTAATGGGCGCGGCTTCTAGCGGCGTGGACGAGAGCTTCGAAGGAGGCATGCTCGAATACCCGCAGTACACCCGACCAGTAGAATGGGAAGGGCGCACGATCCCGCAAGTGTTGCGATCGGGGGATCATGCGAGGATCTCAGGCTGGCGAAAGTCGATGGCCGAGACCGACACACGGCTAAGGCGGCCGGATCTTTGGGAGCGCCATATCGGTGCTCGGGTCCAGTCGCCCTCTGGCGCGCGACAGAAGAAGGACGAATGAGATGAATCTCATCCAGACGATCGAAGCCGAGAACATCGCCAAGTTTCTCGAGACGAAGAAAATCCCGGAATTCCGCCCCGGCGACACGCTGAAGGTCGGCGTGAAGGTGGTCGAAGGCGAGCGTACCCGCGTCCAGAACTACGAAGGCGTGTGCATCGCGCGTTCGAACAAGGGCATGGGCAGCAACTTCACCGTGCGCAAGATCAGCTTCGGTGAAGGCGTCGAGCGCGTGTTCCCGCTCTACTCGCCGAACATCGACAGCATCGAAGTCGTCCGCAAGGGCGCCGTGCGTCGCGCCAAGCTGTATTACCTGCGTGGACGCACCGGCAAGTCGGCGCGTATCGCCGAGCGCCGCGACACGCGCCCGGCCAAGACAACCGCCGCCGAGTAATCGAACCGGTATTGAGCTGGCGACAGGGCGCGGAGACGATGGTCTCCGCGCCCTTTTGCGTTTTGGGCGGTGATGATATCCCAACGGGCACCCCGGACTTGTTCCCGGGTTACGGTGCCGCAGGGTCGGCGTTCTGCTTTCGGTCGTCGGAATAAGCGGCGTGGTGGACCCCGGAACGAGTCCGGGGTGACGGTTGGCGCGGGTTCATCTGCTGCACCCTAATAGCTTCCGCCGCGTTCAGCCGGCAGGAAGGCAAGGATGGCATTCGTTCAATCATCGCGCGCCGATCGCGTACGCGGCGCGCTCATCGCGATCACGCTGCAGGCGATCATCGGCTATGCCCTGATCGCCGGCCTGGCGGTTGGTTTCCCACAAGCTGTCAACGAAACGCTCGAGACCTTCACAGTCCTTCCTGCACCGCCACCGCCGCCCCCTGAAAAGATCAAGCCGCACCGCGTGGTGAGCAAGAAGGCCGAAGGCGCCGCATCGCCACCGAACCTGCGCTCCAAGGCGACCGAGCTCGTCGCTCCACCGCCAATCGTCCCGCCACCGGTGCCGCCGACGATCGTCGCTGCCGAAAAACCGGGCATCGGCAACCAGTCGACGTCGGGCAACGCCGAGGTGCGCGGCCCCGGTACGGGAAGCGGCGGCATCGGCAATGGGACGGGTAGCGGGCGCTATGGCGATGGCGACGGCGATGGCGGTCGCGAAATCCCCCCGCGGCAGACCAAGGGCATGAAGCGCGGCGACTATCC contains:
- a CDS encoding putative bifunctional diguanylate cyclase/phosphodiesterase — encoded protein: MTLDGDDLTLSPGTGRGTLLNDAITFAAILLFVGIASVVLSLSLQAYSGNGERVNHTLVVALLLNVALILFGWRRHRDLSQQVTVRTAAEERAHSLASKDPLTGFLNRRSLAEEGAAMFVRAEKRRKAMALIMLDLDHFKTVNDMHGHATGDALLKLVAADIADAMPAIALTARLGGDEFACAFLFDAEHPDTVERVAERLVSRLARPLHVNGLQLHISATIGIARSDFDCSSIDALMRAADIAMYAAKNAGRNRYAWFDRSMERDLQARSDLESGLRLAIPRCEIVPYFEQQVDLATGRLTGFEVLARWEHPTRGLIGPDTFIPIAEQTGMIAEMSLSIMRQAFLAAKDWDARLSVSVNISPWQLKDAWLSQKIIKVLTETGFPASRLEIEITESSLFDNLALAQSIVGSLKNQGIAIALDDFGTGYSSLAHLRALPFDRIKIDKSFIMSIAENAESAAIVNAITRLGESLNLPITAEGIEDARIEERLRALGCAKGQGYLYGQPLSAINVRRLLAEKRLLRVVPSERASATVARAVG
- the ffh gene encoding signal recognition particle protein, which codes for MFDSLSDRLGGVFDRLRGRGALTEADVRAAMREVRVALLEADVALPVARDFVDKVTEQAVGQNVLRSVTPGQQVVKIVNDALVEMLGGENVDAAELELGVTPPAVIMMVGLQGSGKTTTTAKIALRLSGGRGGRERKKVLMASLDVNRPNAQEQLAVLGTQADVQTLPIVAGQQPVDIARRALQAARLQGYDVLMLDTAGRLHVDQALMDEMRAVADVAQPAEILLVVDALTGQDAVNVAQNFSEQVPLTGVVLTRMDGDARGGAALSMRAVTGKPIKFAGVGEKLEALEAFHPGRVAGRILGMGDVVGLVERAAEAVQQGEAEAMAAKMAKGQFDMDDLRAQLGQMRRMGGLGALAGMIPGMKKAQQAMAAGNVDEKILLRMDAMITSMTKKERTKPELINAKRKIRIAKGSGTTVQDVNKLLKMHMEMASAMKKIRKMGGLKGLGAMFGKGGMGGGGDGGMGGAGGLGGLGGLLGGAGGGGLPGLGGGNAKLPPGFDKLLKK
- the rpsP gene encoding 30S ribosomal protein S16 → MAVSIRLTRGGSKKRPYYKIVVADARAPRDGKFIEKIGTYNPLLAKDDEKRIVLDGDRAKHWLSVGAQPTDRVARFLDAAGVKERAARSNPNKGKPGEKAVERADERATKAEAAAAAAAEAAAQPAPEPEAQAETEAVMAAEVEAATETPTAEGDAVAEATDAEPTTQA
- the rimM gene encoding ribosome maturation factor RimM (Essential for efficient processing of 16S rRNA); the encoded protein is MLPPKTTAQPPVDRADAPVTLAVVIGAHGVAGEVRLKVFSDDLGSYKIFNGGALTLKSTRHGSNGTIARIAEVTDRNAAEAMRGMELTVPRSALPPLEDGEYYHTDLLGLPVISTDGEALGAVVAIDDFGAGDVIEVERPTGKRFMVPMNGEAVPDWNGDRMLVDPAWIV
- a CDS encoding DMT family transporter, which codes for MSAWLFVAAAIALEVTGTFLLRLSDGFAKWHWGLLSIACYSACFWALSPAMKVLPIGVIYAVWAGVGIVAAALLGLVIFGERLGMVQVLCIALVLVGAVGLRLTTTS
- a CDS encoding NAD(P)/FAD-dependent oxidoreductase, yielding MDDCIIIGAGPAGLTAAIYLARFHLSIRLFDCGSSRAALIPCTHNHAGYPAGVKGTELLRLMLEQAEKYGATREQAEVTAILPVEGGFEVHIGDRIVQARTVLLATGVVNNRPKMDDAEHDAALERGLLRYCPICDGYEVTDKRVGVIGTGDHGMREAIFLRGYTSDVTLIAPGAAHELDDTCRAKLDDAGIVHVDGPCTPIQIAGDQISVTTPGGMLEFDSIYPALGSVIRSKLAVAAGANASEDGCLEVDEHQRTSIPGLFAAGDVVKGLDQISHAMGEAGVAATTIRNLLAEQRPIRR
- a CDS encoding AbrB/MazE/SpoVT family DNA-binding domain-containing protein — translated: MDDDAYRGTTFKSGNSVALRLPKGMGIPEGTEVRMVKDAPMSFRVEAVDAPRRTIDISGFAGKAPGAKLIPHGDFDERPSTTAKRLAERDA
- a CDS encoding type II toxin-antitoxin system VapC family toxin, encoding MTKFLIDADMAIYAMAGLRSRLNDRLAACYPGDVAISAISFAEIAVGTFVGKPPTPEVLDAFTRVIPIMAFDEGAARAYAGLPFKRARFDRLLAAHALSLGAIIVTNNADDFADVPGLNVENWTL
- the trmD gene encoding tRNA (guanosine(37)-N1)-methyltransferase TrmD, with protein sequence MTFAATVLTLYPDMFPGPLGTSLAGRALGEGKWSLDAVNIRDFATDKHSTVDGTPAGGGAGMVLRADVLAAAIDSVSSGAPILAMTPRGAPLTQARVRALAHGPGVTILCGRFEGFDERIFEGRQVEEVSIGDYILSGGEMGALVLLDACIRLLPGVMGAASSGVDESFEGGMLEYPQYTRPVEWEGRTIPQVLRSGDHARISGWRKSMAETDTRLRRPDLWERHIGARVQSPSGARQKKDE
- the rplS gene encoding 50S ribosomal protein L19, coding for MNLIQTIEAENIAKFLETKKIPEFRPGDTLKVGVKVVEGERTRVQNYEGVCIARSNKGMGSNFTVRKISFGEGVERVFPLYSPNIDSIEVVRKGAVRRAKLYYLRGRTGKSARIAERRDTRPAKTTAAE
- a CDS encoding energy transducer TonB; the encoded protein is MAFVQSSRADRVRGALIAITLQAIIGYALIAGLAVGFPQAVNETLETFTVLPAPPPPPPEKIKPHRVVSKKAEGAASPPNLRSKATELVAPPPIVPPPVPPTIVAAEKPGIGNQSTSGNAEVRGPGTGSGGIGNGTGSGRYGDGDGDGGREIPPRQTKGMKRGDYPSDLSDAGIGGTVGVRYVVTATGRATQCRIMRSSGSRALDVRTCELIELRFRFKPSLDEDGRPVASVLVHDYSWINELND